Proteins encoded in a region of the Anopheles aquasalis chromosome 2, idAnoAquaMG_Q_19, whole genome shotgun sequence genome:
- the LOC126571956 gene encoding uncharacterized protein LOC126571956 produces the protein MKCIVVWFVGACVLALVGARPEGYNYYTPHGSSGGAGSASSSASLVFSAGSSAGSSGSSGSFGSLGSLGASSSAHSIDDCDEPELHTQEHLNTHVEYFAPHTTSHSSQAQSTFQGASLARQPEFPTVQQVSIGSSSGGHYHYQQQQQQHQEQQHVVQQQVHHHVEPQIEYFSNVHQHAQLGHHHHHEAPKVHYVQQPVIKEEVHKHVYVHVAPEEKEEIHQKVVLPTYTKQKHYKIIFIKAPTAPTPSKVVLPQQPVNEEKTLVYVLHKKPELEQEIVVPPPAKAKTHKPEVYFIKYKTEKKLQHHEEEHHHESFASFGGSSTASSVGYEASDLAGFSGGVVSSSFAPIVVTEGAYQYSTTAAPVQPVKVIAAIPSTSYVSSTVRPLTSSRNSQDIRVSNVGLSGFSTGSTGSSSSALLSSSSSSSSSSSSSSGGSSRGRQRGTGKPCGGCSKKNSGQLNVGGTLDAFVSNVF, from the coding sequence ATGAAGTGCATTGTAGTGTGGTTTGTTGGTGCGTGCGTACTAGCACTGGTCGGTGCACGGCCAGAAGGCTATAACTACTACACGCCCCATGGTTCTAGTGGTGGAGCCGGATCGGCATCCTCTAGTGCGAGTTTAGTGTTTTCTGCCGGATCTTCTGCCGGATCGTCAGGATCGTCCGGATCTTTCGGATCACTGGGATCACTCggggcttcttcttcggcgCACTCGATCGACGACTGCGACGAACCGGAACTGCACACTCAGGAACATTTAAACACTCACGTGGAATACTTTGCCCCACACACCACGAGCCATTCGTCGCAGGCGCAGTCCACCTTCCAGGGTGCTTCCTTGGCCCGCCAACCCGAGTTCCCCACGGTACAGCAAGTGTCGATTGGTAGTTCCAGTGGAGGACATTATCactatcagcaacagcagcaacagcaccaggaacagcaacaTGTTGTACAGCAGCAGGTACATCATCACGTCGAACCTCAGATCGAGTACTTCTCCAATGTGCACCAGCACGCGCAGctgggccaccatcaccaccatgagGCCCCGAAAGTCCACTACGTACAGCAGCCAGTGATCAAGGAGGAAGTGCACAAGCACGTGTACGTGCACGTTGCGcccgaagagaaggaagagatcCACCAGAAGGTGGTACTGCCGACCTACACCAAACAGAAGCACTACaagatcatcttcatcaaggCACCGaccgcaccgacaccgagcaaGGTCGTCCTTCCGCAGCAGCCAGTCAACGAGGAGAAAACGCTCGTCTACGTCCTGCACAAGAAGCCTGAACTGGAGCAGGAGATTGTcgtaccaccgccagcgaaGGCCAAGACCCACAAGCCCGAGGTGTACTTCATCAAGTACAAGACGGAGAAGAAATTGCAGCACCACGAGGAGGAACACCATCACGAATCGTTCGCCAGCTtcggtggtagcagcaccgcGAGTAGCGTTGGTTATGAGGCATCCGATCTGGCCGGGTTTTCCGGCGGAGTGGTAAGCTCCAGCTTCGCCCCGATCGTCGTCACGGAAGGTGCGTACCAGTACAGTACGACGGCCGCACCGGTCCAGCCTGTCAAAGTCATTGCGGCCATCCCTTCGACGAGCTACGTTAGCAGCACGGTCCGTCCTCTCACCAGTAGCCGCAATAGTCAGGACATTAGAGTGTCGAACGTAGGATTGTCTGGATTCTCGACCGGCTCAACGGGTTCATCCTCTAGCGCCTTGTtgtcgtcctcttcctcttcctcttcctcatcgtcctcctcctcagGGGGCTCTTCGCGTGGCCGGCAGCGTGGCACCGGAAAGCCGTGCGGAGGATGCAGCAAAAAGAACAGCGGCCAGCTCAATGTCGGTGGCACTCTGGATGCGTTCGTGTCGAACGTCTTCTGA
- the LOC126569101 gene encoding titin-like: protein MKAFVVLSVFLACAAARPEAGYSSYSSAPTFTSVGDFGGSHSSGGGGGGGGYNYNPAPQVVQKHIYVHVPPPEKEEVYYPRVPQVAPAQKHYKIIFIKAPSPPQQKAPIIPVQPQNEEKTLVYVLHKKPEEPEDIVIPTPPPTKPSKPEVYFIKYKTQKEKTSQPKPEYGPPGQSGPY, encoded by the exons ATGAAGGCGTTTGTGGTGCTCAGTGTGTTCCTGGCGTGTGCTGCCGCTCGTCCCGAGGCAGGCTACTCGTCCTACTCGTCCGCACCGACGTTCACCTCGGTCGGTGACTTTGGTG GCAGTCACagtagcggcggtggtggtggtggtggtggatacaACTACAATCCAGCGCCGCAGGTCGTCCAGAAGCACATCTACGTGCATGTGCCACCgccagagaaggaggaggtgtaCTATCCGCGTGTGCCGCAGGTAGCGCCCGCCCAGAAGCACTACaagatcatcttcatcaaggCACCGAGCCCACCGCAACAGAAGGCCCCGATCATCCCGGTGCAGCCCCAGAACGAAGAGAAGACGCTCGTCTACGTGCTGCACAAGAAGCCGGAAGAGCCGGAGGATATCGTCATcccgacgccaccaccgaccaagCCGAGCAAGCCGGAGGTCTACTTCATCAAGTACAAGACCCAGAAGGAGAAGACCAGCCAGCCGAAGCCCGAGTACGGACCGCCCGGCCAGTCTGGACCGTACTAA